A single window of Nitrospira sp. CR1.1 DNA harbors:
- a CDS encoding twin-arginine translocation signal domain-containing protein has product MTPKIPVNRIWSLPLDRRQLLKGLSVAGSLMALGGPGRVVEALAADVPVTGNSSGELPRRALGKTGLQVSVLCFGGAHWGRIPDDGEAIRLVHAAIDAGMNFFDNAWEYNGGRSEELMGKALQGKRQQVALMTKVCSHGRDKKVALQQLDDSLRRLKTDYLDLWQIHEVVYDDDPDRHFAPNGGAEALLEAKRQGKVRFIGFTGHKHPGIHLKMLSRDFPFDTCQMPLNVFDGTYRSFEREVLPVLNQRGIAPLGMKSLTGNAEPIKQGIVRPEEAIRYVLSLPIASLVSGIDSPQVLKQNLDIARRFTPMTVAEMEGLRARVAMFAMDGRYELFKSTNRYDGRIGREQHGIS; this is encoded by the coding sequence ATGACACCAAAAATCCCCGTGAACAGAATCTGGTCCCTCCCGCTCGATCGCCGGCAGCTCTTGAAAGGACTGAGTGTCGCCGGATCGCTTATGGCGCTCGGGGGGCCGGGGCGTGTGGTCGAAGCGCTTGCGGCAGACGTTCCCGTCACGGGCAACTCATCTGGCGAGCTCCCCCGGCGCGCGTTGGGAAAAACCGGCTTGCAGGTGTCGGTCCTCTGTTTCGGCGGCGCGCATTGGGGCCGCATCCCGGATGATGGGGAAGCCATTCGCTTGGTACACGCGGCCATCGATGCGGGGATGAATTTTTTCGACAATGCCTGGGAGTACAACGGCGGGCGATCCGAAGAGCTGATGGGCAAGGCGCTGCAGGGAAAACGGCAGCAGGTGGCGCTCATGACGAAGGTCTGCTCGCATGGGCGCGACAAGAAGGTGGCGCTTCAGCAGCTGGACGACTCGCTCCGCCGATTAAAAACCGATTATCTCGATCTCTGGCAGATCCACGAAGTGGTCTACGATGACGATCCCGATCGGCACTTTGCCCCGAACGGCGGAGCGGAAGCCTTGTTGGAGGCGAAGCGGCAGGGAAAGGTGCGGTTTATCGGATTCACCGGGCACAAACATCCCGGTATCCATCTCAAGATGCTGTCGCGCGACTTTCCGTTCGACACGTGCCAGATGCCGTTGAACGTCTTCGACGGGACCTATCGCAGTTTCGAGCGGGAGGTGCTGCCGGTGCTGAACCAACGCGGGATCGCCCCGTTGGGGATGAAGAGTCTGACCGGCAATGCCGAGCCGATCAAGCAGGGCATTGTCCGGCCCGAGGAAGCGATCCGGTATGTGCTGAGTTTGCCGATCGCCTCGTTAGTGAGCGGGATCGACTCGCCGCAGGTCCTGAAACAGAATCTCGACATCGCGCGCCGCTTCACGCCCATGACTGTGGCTGAAATGGAAGGCCTGCGCGCCAGAGTAGCCATGTTCGCAATGGACGGGCGGTACGAACTGTTCAAATCCACGAATCGCTACGACGGGCGCATCGGCCGCGAACAGCACGGCATCTCGTAG
- a CDS encoding acetate/propionate family kinase — translation MPQADREVPAVLVANAGSSSVKWALFHVGGSPVRAAAGRIERIGLPDGIVTFTDGETGQDQRRVAQIPNHAAAVQVLIDQLGQSGRGLSLQAIGHRVVHGGSRYTNPEVISKAVREELHRLSPYDPEHLPAELTLIDALDIQYPAIPQVACFDTGFHQHLPPVARLMAIPRRYEKQGIRRYGFHGLSYAYLLEELERVAGREAARGKVILAHLGNGASLAAVREGVSIDTTMGFTPASGLPMSTRSGDLDPGLVSYLAQTEGMTADQFHHMVHAQSGLLGLSELSSDLRDLLAQEGRDTRAAEAVAVFCYQGKKWIGAYAAALGGVDQLVFSGGIGEHSSVVRARMCDGLAFLGIELDQARNEAHDAVISRPGSRVTVRVIQTDEERHIAQSVCRLLALPVNRGTK, via the coding sequence ATGCCCCAAGCCGATCGTGAAGTCCCAGCCGTGCTGGTCGCGAACGCCGGATCGTCGAGCGTCAAATGGGCGTTGTTTCATGTGGGAGGTTCGCCCGTCCGGGCGGCAGCGGGGCGGATCGAGCGCATCGGGCTTCCGGACGGCATCGTGACGTTCACCGATGGCGAGACCGGGCAGGACCAACGGCGTGTCGCGCAGATCCCGAACCATGCGGCAGCCGTGCAGGTCCTCATTGATCAACTCGGGCAGAGCGGCCGGGGATTGTCACTACAAGCCATCGGCCATCGAGTCGTCCATGGAGGCAGCCGCTATACGAATCCGGAGGTGATCTCGAAGGCAGTGAGAGAAGAGTTGCATCGGCTCAGTCCCTACGATCCCGAGCATCTTCCGGCGGAACTCACCCTGATCGACGCCCTGGACATTCAATACCCGGCCATCCCGCAAGTCGCCTGTTTTGATACCGGATTCCATCAACATCTGCCGCCGGTCGCTCGTCTCATGGCGATTCCCCGCCGGTACGAAAAACAGGGCATCAGGCGATATGGATTTCATGGCCTGTCCTACGCCTACTTGTTAGAAGAGCTGGAACGGGTGGCCGGCCGTGAGGCCGCGCGCGGCAAGGTGATCCTGGCCCATTTGGGAAACGGGGCCAGTCTCGCCGCAGTGCGAGAGGGCGTGAGCATTGATACGACGATGGGTTTCACCCCGGCCTCCGGGCTGCCCATGAGCACGAGATCCGGCGACCTGGACCCTGGTCTGGTGTCCTACCTCGCTCAAACCGAGGGCATGACGGCGGATCAGTTTCATCATATGGTCCATGCGCAGTCGGGCCTGCTGGGATTATCCGAGCTCAGTTCCGACTTACGGGACTTGCTCGCGCAGGAAGGCCGCGATACGCGCGCCGCAGAGGCGGTAGCGGTATTTTGTTATCAGGGGAAAAAGTGGATCGGCGCCTACGCGGCGGCCCTCGGTGGCGTCGATCAGCTGGTCTTCAGCGGCGGCATCGGCGAACATTCATCCGTCGTGCGGGCGCGGATGTGTGACGGCCTGGCATTTCTCGGCATTGAGTTGGATCAGGCGCGCAACGAGGCCCATGACGCGGTCATCTCCCGGCCGGGCAGCCGGGTGACGGTGCGCGTGATCCAGACGGATGAAGAGCGCCACATCGCGCAATCGGTCTGTCGGCTATTGGCCCTGCCCGTCAACCGTGGAACGAAATGA
- a CDS encoding HAD family hydrolase, protein MADPTVVALFDVDNTLVDNDRITTDLTQHLDEEIGARGERQYWAIFEELRETLGYVDYLGALQRYRQEYPRDPHLLTLSRFLLNYPFAERVFPQAHDVIRQMSQWAQAVILSDGDVVFQPRKIDRSGLFEAVEGHVLVYIHKERELDDVEQRYPADHYVLIDDKLRILTAVKAYWGRRVTTVFPRQGHYANDPEVIRTFPAADLSIDRIGDLLTFDRGSLVAAARART, encoded by the coding sequence ATGGCAGATCCTACAGTGGTCGCGTTGTTCGATGTCGATAATACCTTGGTAGACAACGACCGGATTACGACCGACCTCACGCAACACCTGGATGAAGAAATCGGCGCCAGGGGAGAGCGGCAGTACTGGGCGATTTTTGAAGAATTGCGGGAAACGCTGGGCTATGTGGATTATCTGGGCGCGCTGCAGCGCTATCGCCAGGAGTATCCCCGCGATCCCCATCTGTTGACCCTTTCCCGCTTTCTGCTGAATTATCCCTTTGCCGAGCGGGTGTTTCCGCAGGCCCATGACGTGATTCGCCAGATGTCGCAGTGGGCGCAGGCCGTGATCCTTTCCGATGGTGATGTGGTGTTCCAGCCGCGCAAGATCGACCGCTCAGGCCTCTTTGAAGCCGTCGAGGGGCATGTCCTCGTCTATATTCACAAAGAGCGAGAACTGGACGACGTCGAGCAGCGGTATCCCGCCGATCACTATGTGTTGATCGATGACAAGTTGCGTATTCTCACGGCCGTGAAGGCGTATTGGGGCCGGCGGGTGACGACGGTCTTTCCTCGCCAGGGGCATTATGCAAATGATCCCGAGGTGATACGGACATTTCCTGCCGCCGATCTGAGCATCGATCGCATTGGCGACTTGCTCACCTTCGATCGGGGTTCGCTTGTCGCCGCTGCCAGGGCCCGCACATGA
- a CDS encoding thioredoxin domain-containing protein yields the protein MPACSTVFHDVLHTDSTGGRMTPGTNRMVVLTMFSFASWWASVPLNAWPAEPTGDPGTGLALEQIIERYIRTHPEVIEQSLQALENTRAAEEQQRQKAAIATHQQELLNDPDSPISGNRTGDITVVEFFDYRCGYCKRAASALTELQQRDTGIRVVYKDFPILGETSELAAKAALASHRQGKHQAFHEALLAMKDDLTKEHLFRIAQTVGLDVSRLEADINRPEWQTVIDRNRSLAKTLGITGTPAFIVGTELVPGAMDLKMLQSLVAQVRGR from the coding sequence ATGCCCGCCTGCAGCACCGTGTTCCACGACGTGCTCCACACTGACTCAACGGGAGGCCGCATGACACCGGGCACCAATCGCATGGTCGTTCTGACGATGTTTTCCTTCGCTTCATGGTGGGCTTCTGTTCCCTTAAACGCCTGGCCTGCTGAACCGACGGGAGACCCTGGCACAGGACTCGCCCTGGAACAGATCATCGAACGCTACATCCGTACCCATCCTGAAGTCATCGAACAATCCTTGCAGGCATTGGAAAACACACGGGCGGCCGAGGAGCAACAACGGCAGAAAGCCGCCATCGCCACCCACCAGCAGGAGTTACTCAACGATCCGGACTCCCCGATCAGCGGAAACCGGACTGGTGACATCACCGTCGTGGAGTTTTTCGATTATCGCTGCGGGTATTGCAAACGAGCGGCGTCCGCGCTGACCGAGCTACAACAACGGGATACCGGCATCCGTGTCGTGTATAAAGACTTTCCGATTCTCGGCGAGACGTCCGAACTGGCCGCCAAAGCCGCGTTGGCCTCACATCGACAGGGGAAACACCAGGCTTTTCATGAGGCACTGCTGGCAATGAAGGATGATCTCACGAAAGAACACCTGTTTCGGATTGCCCAGACGGTAGGCCTGGATGTGAGTCGGCTCGAGGCGGATATCAACAGGCCGGAGTGGCAAACGGTGATCGATCGCAACCGCAGCCTCGCAAAGACCCTCGGCATCACCGGCACCCCAGCGTTTATCGTCGGCACCGAGTTGGTACCAGGGGCCATGGATTTGAAGATGCTGCAGAGCCTGGTGGCCCAGGTACGCGGGAGATAA
- a CDS encoding phosphoketolase, translated as MKETTRANQPLSPEMLQRIHAYWRAANYLSVGQIYLYANPLLKQPLRREHIKPRLLGHWGTTPGLNFIYAHLNRIIKAQDLPVLYVAGPGHGGPGLVANVYLEGTYSEVYPNISQDEAGLQRLFKQFSFPGGIPSHVAPETPGSIHEGGELGYSLAHAYGAAFDHPELLVACVIGDGEAETGPLAGSWHGNKFLNPVRDGAVLPILHLNGYKIAGPTVLARMPPDELESLLIGYGHQPFFVEGDDPETMHQLMASTLDEIVVMIRRIQHDARTKGFTTRPRWPMIVLRSPKGWTGPKEVDGKLTEGTFRSHQVPMAEMDKPGHVELLEGWLKSYKPEELFDDAGRLVPELASLAPAGERRMGAIACANGGSLLRDLHMPDFRQYAVPVVKPGGDIAEATRVQGLFLRDVLKTNTHNFRVFGPDETASNRWGAVFEVTDRCSTEEVLPTDEHVAHDGRVMEILSEHLCQGWLEGYLLTGRHGFMNCYEAFIHIVDSMFNQHAKWLKASREIAWRRPIASLNYLLTSHVWRQDHNGFSHQDPGFIDHVVNKKAEVIRVYLPPDANTLLSVTDHCLRSRNYVNVVIAGKQPAPQWLDMESAILHCTAGIGIWEWASNDRGSEPDVVMACCGDVPTMETLAAVEILRVAQPDLKVRVINVVDLMKLQPASEHPHGMSDKEFDALFTTDKPIMFAFHGYPWLIHRLTYRRTNHHNLHVRGYKEEGTTTTPFDMVVLNDLDRFHLVADVVDRVPQLGARAAYLKQEMRDKRMQHKQYVKLHGTDMPEISTWKWSGKR; from the coding sequence ATGAAAGAGACGACCCGTGCGAATCAGCCGCTGAGCCCCGAGATGCTTCAACGGATCCACGCCTACTGGCGAGCGGCCAATTATCTTTCCGTCGGGCAGATCTATTTGTATGCCAACCCGCTGCTCAAGCAGCCACTGAGGCGGGAACATATCAAGCCGCGCCTGCTTGGCCATTGGGGAACGACGCCGGGGTTGAATTTTATCTACGCCCATCTCAACCGCATCATCAAGGCGCAGGATCTCCCGGTGCTCTACGTCGCCGGACCTGGTCACGGCGGTCCCGGGCTGGTCGCGAATGTGTACCTCGAAGGGACCTACAGCGAAGTCTATCCAAACATCTCCCAGGATGAGGCGGGGCTGCAGCGTCTGTTCAAGCAGTTTTCTTTTCCCGGCGGCATTCCGAGCCATGTGGCGCCGGAAACCCCCGGCTCCATCCACGAGGGGGGGGAGTTGGGCTATTCTCTGGCCCATGCCTATGGGGCGGCCTTCGACCATCCTGAGCTGCTGGTGGCCTGTGTCATCGGCGACGGAGAAGCGGAAACCGGTCCGCTGGCGGGCAGTTGGCATGGCAATAAGTTTTTGAACCCCGTGCGGGACGGAGCCGTGCTGCCGATTTTGCATCTGAACGGCTACAAGATTGCCGGCCCGACCGTGCTCGCCCGCATGCCGCCGGATGAACTCGAATCGCTGCTGATCGGGTATGGCCATCAGCCGTTTTTTGTCGAAGGCGATGATCCTGAAACCATGCATCAATTGATGGCCTCCACGCTGGACGAAATCGTGGTTATGATCCGGCGCATACAACACGATGCGCGCACGAAGGGATTCACGACGCGGCCGCGCTGGCCCATGATCGTGTTGCGCTCGCCGAAGGGCTGGACCGGCCCGAAAGAGGTGGACGGCAAGTTGACGGAAGGAACCTTCCGTTCCCACCAGGTGCCGATGGCCGAGATGGATAAGCCCGGGCATGTCGAGTTGTTGGAGGGCTGGCTGAAGAGTTACAAGCCCGAAGAACTGTTTGACGACGCAGGGAGACTTGTGCCCGAGCTTGCTTCGCTGGCGCCGGCCGGTGAGCGGCGCATGGGCGCCATTGCCTGCGCGAATGGCGGCAGCCTCCTGCGCGATTTGCACATGCCTGATTTCCGTCAGTACGCCGTGCCGGTGGTCAAACCGGGGGGAGACATAGCCGAAGCCACGAGGGTGCAGGGCCTGTTTCTTCGCGATGTGTTGAAAACGAATACACACAACTTCCGGGTCTTCGGGCCGGACGAGACGGCATCCAACCGGTGGGGCGCCGTGTTCGAAGTCACCGACCGGTGTTCGACGGAGGAAGTGCTCCCGACCGACGAACATGTGGCCCATGACGGACGCGTCATGGAGATCTTAAGCGAGCACCTCTGTCAGGGCTGGCTCGAAGGGTATCTGCTGACCGGACGTCACGGGTTCATGAACTGCTACGAGGCGTTTATTCACATCGTCGATTCCATGTTCAACCAGCATGCCAAGTGGTTGAAGGCCTCGCGCGAGATTGCCTGGCGGCGGCCGATTGCCTCGCTCAATTATCTGCTGACATCCCACGTGTGGCGGCAAGACCACAACGGGTTCAGCCACCAGGACCCCGGGTTCATCGACCATGTGGTCAATAAGAAGGCGGAAGTGATTCGCGTGTACCTGCCGCCCGATGCCAACACGCTGTTGTCGGTGACCGATCACTGCCTGCGCAGCCGCAACTACGTGAATGTAGTCATCGCGGGCAAACAACCGGCGCCGCAATGGCTCGACATGGAGTCCGCCATCCTCCATTGCACCGCCGGCATCGGCATCTGGGAATGGGCCAGTAACGACCGCGGCAGCGAACCCGATGTCGTGATGGCCTGTTGCGGCGATGTGCCAACCATGGAGACCTTGGCGGCGGTGGAAATTCTGCGCGTGGCTCAACCCGATTTAAAGGTGCGTGTCATCAATGTGGTCGATCTCATGAAGCTGCAGCCGGCGAGTGAGCATCCGCACGGGATGTCCGACAAGGAGTTCGACGCGTTGTTCACCACTGATAAGCCGATCATGTTTGCCTTTCACGGGTATCCCTGGTTAATCCACCGCCTGACGTATCGTCGGACGAATCATCACAACTTGCACGTGCGAGGCTACAAAGAAGAAGGCACGACGACGACGCCATTTGATATGGTCGTTCTCAATGACCTGGACCGGTTCCATCTCGTGGCCGACGTCGTGGACCGCGTCCCGCAACTCGGCGCGCGGGCTGCGTATCTCAAGCAGGAGATGCGGGATAAACGCATGCAACACAAGCAATACGTCAAGCTCCATGGCACCGACATGCCCGAGATCAGCACCTGGAAGTGGAGCGGAAAGCGATAA